From the genome of Populus alba chromosome 10, ASM523922v2, whole genome shotgun sequence, one region includes:
- the LOC118062744 gene encoding NEDD8-activating enzyme E1 catalytic subunit-like, which yields MADSTVQQSRSRDLDKLLLRPGNLVAPTFESGLRDDLQEYARLLVIGAGGLGCELLKDLALSGFKNLEVIDMDRIEVTNLNRQFLFRLEDVGKPKAEVAAKRVMERVSGVNIVPHFCRIEDKEIDFYKDFSIIVLGLDSVEARSYINAVACGFLEYDSDDNPLEETVKTDGRWVGLKASRGHARVIMPGSTPCFECTIWLFPPQVKFPLCTLAETPRTAAHCIEYAHLIKWDEVHSGKTFDPDDPEHMKWVYTEAVKRAELFGIQGVTYSLTQGVVKNIIPAIASTNAIISAACTLETLKLASGCSKTLSNYLTYNGMEGLHIKVTEFVRDKDCLVCGPGVLIELDTSVTLQKFIDMLEEHPKLLLSKASVRHQTMNLYMQAPPVLEEMTRSNLGLPLFELMGKVSKDIVLVTGTTSKDDKKTSCLRKLCLVFKGQDAVIDMDMAVGA from the exons ATGGCAGACTCTACAGTCCAACAGAGCCGATCGAGAGACCTAGACAAGCTACTCCTCAGACCCGGCAATCTCGTTGCTCCCACCTTCGAATCTGGT TTGAGAGATGATCTTCAAGAGTATGCAAGATTATTGGTAATTGGGGCCGGTGGTTTGGGTTGTGAGCTGCTAAAGGACCTAGCTTTATCAGGTTTTAAAAATCTGGAAGTCATTGATATGGACCGTATCGAGGTTACTAATCTCAATCGCCAGTTTCTTTTCAG GCTCGAAGATGTTGGGAAGCCTAAGGCTGAGGTGGCAGCCAAGCGGGTGATGGAAAGAGTTAGTGGCGTGAATATTGTGCCTCATTTTTGCCGAATCGAGgataaagaaattgatttttataaagattttagTATTATTGTGCTTGGTCTTGATTCCGTTGAGGCTCGGAGCTATATAAATGCTGTAGCTTGTGGTTTTCTTG AATATGATTCTGATGACAATCCACTAGAAGAAACAGTCAAAACCGATGGTAGATGGGTGGGACTGAAGGCTTCAAGGGGGCATGCCAGGGTTATTATGCCAGGATCCACACCGTGCTTTGAGTGTACTATCTGGCTTTTCCCTCCTCAAGTGAAGTTTCCTCTATGCACCCTTGCAGAAACCCCTAGAACTGCTGCTCATTGTATTGAATATGCTCACTTAATTAAATGGGATGAG GTTCATAGTGGAAAGACTTTTGATCCAGATGATCCAGAACATATGAAATGGGTTTACACCGAG GCTGTCAAGAGGGCTGAACTTTTTGGTATTCAAGGTGTTACATATTCTCTTACTCAG GGTGTTGTGAAAAACATCATACCAGCGATTGCTTCTACCAATGCAATTATATCAGCTGCGTGTACTTTGGAAACCTTGAAACTTGCCTCGGGATGCAGCAAAACTCTGAGCAACTATCTGAC GTATAATGGCATGGAAGGTCTACACATCAAAGTGACTGAATTTGTGAGGGACAAGGATTGTCTTGTTTGTGGTCCAGGAGTTCTTATTGAGCTGGACACTTCAGTTACTTTACAGAag TTTATTGATATGCTTGAAGAACATCCTAAGCTGCTCCTGTCAAAAGCTAGTGTTCGACACCAAACAATGAATTTGTACATGCAAGCGCCTCCAGTTCTGGAAGAGATGACTCGATCGAACCTAGGCTTACCACTTTTTGAGCTTATGGGTAAAGTTTCAAAGGACATTGTTCTCGTGACTGGTACAACAAGCAAGGATGACAAGAAAACTTCATGTCTGAGAAAATTATGCCTTGTTTTCAAGGGACAGGATGCAGTTATAGATATggatatggctgttggagcgTAA